Proteins from a single region of Punica granatum isolate Tunisia-2019 chromosome 8, ASM765513v2, whole genome shotgun sequence:
- the LOC116189342 gene encoding probable xyloglucan endotransglucosylase/hydrolase protein 23 gives MNIQSCVSNKVIAASLLLSLLAVVAAADFNKEFDITWGDGRAKILNNGQLLTLSLDKTSGSGFKSKNQYLFGKIDMQLKLVPGNSAGTVTAYYLSSLGSTHDEIDYEFLGNLSGDPYILHTNVFTQGKGNREQQFYLWFDPTKDFHTYSILWNPQSIIFSVDGTPIREFKNLESKGVQFPKSQPMWLYSSLWNADDWATRGGLVKTDWSQAPFTASYRNFNSQACIRTSSGTSSCSPSKNSWFSQSLGSTGQQRIKWVQKNYMIYNYCTDTKRFPQGFPPECSLS, from the exons ATGAATATTCAAAGTTGCGTTTCAAATAAGGTGATCGCGGCTTCGCTTCTCCTCAGCCTCCTGGCGGTTGTTGCGGCGGCCGATTTCAACAAAGAGTTCGACATCACGTGGGGCGATGGCCGTGCCAAGATACTGAACAACGGGCAGCTCCTCACGCTGTCTCTTGACAAGACCTCGGGTTCCGGCTTCAAGTCCAAGAACCAGTACTTGTTCGGGAAAATTGACATGCAGCTGAAGCTCGTGCCTGGCAACTCCGCCGGAACAGTTACCGCCTACTAT CTATCCTCTCTAGGCTCTACTCACGACGAAATCGATTACGAGTTTCTGGGTAACCTGAGCGGAGACCCGTATATTCTCCATACCAACGTATTCACCCAAGGCAAAGGAAATAGAGAGCAGCAGTTCTATCTCTGGTTCGACCCGACCAAGGACTTCCACACCTACTCCATCCTGTGGAATCCTCAAAGCATCAT CTTCTCGGTGGATGGAACTCCTATAAGAGAGTTTAAGAACCTAGAGTCCAAAGGCGTCCAATTCCCGAAGAGCCAGCCCATGTGGCTATACTCGAGCCTGTGGAACGCAGACGACTGGGCCACGAGAGGCGGGCTCGTGAAGACTGACTGGAGCCAAGCCCCGTTCACGGCCTCCTACAGGAACTTCAACTCCCAGGCATGCATCCGGACTTCCTCGGGGACTTCGTCGTGCTCGCCTTCGAAAAACTCGTGGTTCTCGCAGTCGCTCGGCTCGACGGGGCAGCAGAGGATCAAATGGGTGCAGAAGAATTACATGATCTACAACTATTGCACTGACACCAAGCGCTTTCCACAGGGATTTCCTCCCGAATGCTCCCTTTCTTGA
- the LOC116189339 gene encoding ribosomal RNA processing protein 1 homolog, which yields MDGAVSGPSLVKQLASCDQTLRERSLRLLLKTWLPVQTSIPDSDLKKLWKGLFYCVWHADKVQFQSQLINRLSAMMLSLELPLSVQYFSVFLLTMRREWNGIDALRLDKFYLLIRRFLHSLFALMKKYGWDSELVGRLMAVLEERTFGDVDQVRGSGVDYHIATVFLEELRPFTPLKLEMLEVLLKPLVHVMKSSTDKVLLGKIRSNVFDVLLANGKKLLEAKRCGADVDSCDDVMVYGTLALKMGFASKFFELGSSTDCVQGNRKLLFGLHEEFLKLEKKMESSGIEVPPPEPEDRVDDEEEEEVPILVPINGVDPSEDGANGAAVKTMKKRKKSKKELGGGKNEKKRKTKKKKKEVMPENGLVDKENSDPVQLSCEDPTEEPKDTAAVVVLDESMMSNLQMQFEKVAAEEGLNEGLESACDFLEAGSNGVTLKKRKRGKSTKGQQPQGLKMEDQGDDEGLLSAMSGEKSVKKVRFSMKNNLVWKPHTPLPPQSIRIPPSVTPRGSALKKGLSPGPIKESPPSSKKAKQRARTVRKIRKKTAKGASPAVKRLKKLKASSP from the coding sequence ATGGACGGAGCCGTGTCCGGCCCGTCGCTGGTGAAGCAGCTGGCCTCCTGCGACCAGACCCTCCGGGAACGCTCGCTCCGCCTCCTCCTCAAGACATGGCTGCCCGTCCAAACCTCAATCCCGGACTCCGACCTCAAGAAGCTCTGGAAGGGGCTCTTCTACTGCGTCTGGCACGCCGACAAGGTACAATTCCAGTCTCAGCTCATCAATCGCCTGTCCGCCATGATGCTTTCCCTGGAGCTGCCCCTGTCCGTACAGTACTTCTCCGTCTTCCTCCTGACCATGCGCCGCGAGTGGAACGGCATAGACGCTCTCCGTCTGGACAAATTTTACCTCTTGATTCGTAGGTTTTTGCATTCACTGTTCGCGCTCATGAAGAAGTATGGGTGGGATTCGGAGCTTGTGGGTAGGCTTATGGCGGTCTTGGAGGAGAGGACCTTTGGGGACGTTGATCAGGTTCGGGGTAGTGGGGTTGATTACCATATTGCCACTGTCTTCCTGGAGGAACTCAGGCCCTTCACGCCTCTTAAATTGGAGATGCTCGAGGTGTTGCTGAAGCCCTTGGTGCACGTAATGAAGAGCTCCACGGATAAGGTGCTGCTGGGGAAGATTAGATCTAATGTGTTTGACGTGTTACTGGCCAATGGGAAGAAGCTCTTGGAGGCCAAGAGGTGCGGTGCAGATGTTGATTCGTGCGATGATGTTATGGTATACGGGACCTTGGCTTTGAAGATGGGGTTTGCGAGTAAGTTCTTCGAGTTGGGTTCTTCTACCGATTGCGTTCAGGGGAACAGGAAGCTGTTGTTTGGTTTGCACGAGGAGTTCCTCAAGTTGGAGAAGAAAATGGAATCTTCAGGGATTGAAGTTCCACCTCCCGAACCTGAAGACCGTGTtgatgatgaggaggaggaggaagtgCCCATCTTGGTTCCTATCAACGGTGTTGATCCTTCAGAGGATGGTGCAAATGGAGCTGCTGTTAAAACTATGAAGAAGCGCAAGAAATCGAAAAAGGAATTGGGAGGTGGGAAGaatgagaagaaaaggaaaacgaagaagaagaagaaggaagtgATGCCAGAGAATGGTTTGGTGGATAAGGAGAACAGTGATCCCGTTCAGTTAAGTTGTGAGGACCCGACAGAGGAGCCAAAAGATACTGCAGCTGTGGTGGTGCTTGATGAGTCTATGATGTCAAACCTGCAAATGCAGTTCGAGAAAGTTGCTGCCGAAGAGGGCTTGAATGAAGGCCTGGAAAGCGCTTGTGATTTTCTAGAAGCTGGGAGTAATGGTGTTACCCtaaagaagagaaagagagggaagAGTACAAAGGGACAGCAACCTCAGGGCCTCAAGATGGAAGATCAAGGAGATGACGAGGGCTTACTCTCTGCTATGAGTGGggaaaaaagtgtaaaaaaagTGAGATTCTCCATGAAGAACAACTTGGTCTGGAAGCCCCACACTCCTCTGCCTCCGCAAAGCATAAGAATACCGCCCTCTGTTACCCCCCGAGGTAGTGCTCTTAAGAAAGGGCTATCTCCAGGTCCGATAAAAGAGTCACCTCCCTCATCAAAGAAGGCGAAACAGCGAGCTCGTACTGTGAGGAAGATCAGGAAGAAGACGGCAAAGGGCGCATCCCCTGCAGTCAAACGCCTGAAGAAGCTAAAAGCATCTTCCCCGTAA
- the LOC116189340 gene encoding RING-H2 finger protein ATL43, with amino-acid sequence MAVPTSLLPSSLLLLLLSSSLVRPLSPDEPATDSRKSPPQSGGPPGPPANPSPSPELHPALRRRLSPFHPSMMVIVGLLTTMFSATFLLLLYAKHCKRGSGYSYSGNLYPTHYPVGTSTAGRKNSGIDRAVIESLPVFRFQSLSGHKDGLECTVCLARFEPLEVLRLLPKCKHAFHVECVDTWLDAHSTCPLCRYRVDPEDVLLVDRQVISSPPQNHVLEIGEGTSQPEVRRISGRHSSAGERGRFLQFLQHKRWSLDLKSKKSDSSINLRCVDRNLRKDGLLLTNDCNRDQPPVENDRKRTSAEERRRRRLDHRIIISAGDRQRWSNVEPSDLLYLQSEMIMCNVSRRIGRGGGGVSTINGRSMSEITGLSRFQSIGGADKDRKSRNSTSHSNGIINSCNGQERERQWQWPERPQEGR; translated from the exons ATGGCCGTTCCCACCTCCCTCTTGCCCTCttcccttctcctcctcctcctctcctcctccctcGTCCGGCCCCTCTCCCCCGATGAGCCCGCCACTGACTCCCGCAAATCTCCTCCGCAGAGTGGTGGCCCCCCAGGTCCGCCTGCCAATCCTTCTCCCTCCCCGGAGCTGCACCCTGCTCTGCGGAGGAGACTCTCCCCGTTCCACCCGAGCATGATGGTCATAGTCGGATTACTGACCACCATGTTCTCCGCcaccttcctcctcctcctctatGCCAAGCATTGCAAGCGGGGCAGCGGTTACAGCTACTCTGGAAATCTGTACCCAACG CACTACCCGGTGGGAACGAGCACTGcaggaaggaagaactcgggGATCGACAGAGCTGTCATCGAGTCCCTCCCAGTGTTCCGGTTCCAGTCCCTCAGTGGCCATAAGGATGGGCTCGAATGCACTGTCTGCCTGGCAAGGTTCGAGCCATTGGAGGTTCTTAGGCTGTTGCCGAAATGCAAGCACGCATTCCACGTGGAGTGCGTCGACACTTGGCTTGATGCTCACTCCACGTGCCCGCTCTGCCGGTACCGAGTCGACCCAGAGGATGTCCTACTGGTTGATCGCCAGGTGATCTCCTCACCGCCACAGAACCATGTTCTCGAGATTGGTGAGGGCACAAGCCAGCCTGAGGTCCGAAGGATCTCAGGTCGACACTCCTCAGCAGGGGAACGGGGACGGTTCCTTCAGTTCCTGCAACATAAGCGGTGGTCTCTCGACCTGAAGAGCAAGAAGAGCGACTCTTCCATCAACCTCAGGTGCGTTGACCGAAACCTGAGGAAGGATGGCCTCCTGTTGACCAATGATTGCAATCGTGATCAACCACCAGTTGAGAATGACCGCAAAAGGACAAGCGCTGAGGAGCGGCGGCGACGGAGGCTGGACCACAGGATAATAATCTCAGCAGGAGATCGGCAGAGGTGGAGCAATGTGGAGCCGTCGGATCTTCTCTACCTGCAATCAGAGATGATAATGTGCAATGTCAGCCGCAGGATTGGGAGAGGTGGAGGTGGCGTGAGCACAATTAATGGGCGGAGCATGTCCGAGATCACAGGTCTGAGCAGGTTTCAGAGTATAGGAGGTGCTGATAAAGATAGAAAGAGCAGAAATAGTACCAGTCATAGTAATGGCATAATTAACAGCTGCAATGGacaagagagggagagacaGTGGCAGTGGCCAGAGAGGCCGCAAGAGGGACGGTGA